Proteins found in one Gemmatimonadota bacterium genomic segment:
- a CDS encoding FAD-binding oxidoreductase — translation MSDEVLHSRLGSLVDGYAPASPEALASHAVEGVVPSAVVAPGSVESLAATVQMASELGFAVIPRGGGTKIDFGHPPSRADIVVSLERLNRIVAHEPADQTATVEAGITMAGLQAGLGKRGQYLPLDPPHGDAGTLGGALATNASGVLRTAFGTARDLVIGARVVQADGTVVRSGGQVVKNVAGYDLNKMYIGSLGTLGILAEVNLKLQPLPAAGRLLIGTMAEIGEAAECAFRVMDSEVMPSFLEVASPATRSLLTGEAAGLGAGSGADGSGVRTDGVGAGSRSYSGGDGGIRDNQDFAVVAGMIGTDETVDWQAGECERIFRDSGAAAVMTVDGDGYRRVLDGMRAFPGGGLLPQGMGPGVTCRAGVTPDGVEALFRLADEGCRRLSIGCGLLSHFASGHVAFVFYRDGTFPESDYDGLASLFETLRNASEEQGVFVVEHAPAALKERVGVWGSTRGNRHIMEMLKKRFDPKGTLNPGRFVDGI, via the coding sequence ATGTCCGATGAGGTGCTGCACAGCAGGCTCGGATCCCTCGTGGACGGCTATGCCCCGGCGAGCCCGGAAGCGCTGGCCTCCCATGCCGTGGAAGGGGTCGTTCCCTCGGCCGTCGTGGCCCCGGGAAGCGTGGAATCGCTCGCGGCCACCGTGCAGATGGCTTCGGAACTGGGTTTCGCCGTCATCCCGCGGGGCGGCGGCACCAAGATAGACTTCGGCCATCCGCCCTCCCGCGCAGACATCGTGGTTTCCCTGGAACGACTGAACCGGATCGTCGCGCACGAGCCCGCGGACCAGACGGCCACGGTGGAGGCCGGCATTACCATGGCCGGACTGCAGGCCGGGCTGGGGAAACGGGGCCAGTATCTGCCGCTGGACCCGCCCCACGGCGACGCGGGGACGCTGGGCGGGGCGCTCGCCACCAATGCCTCGGGCGTGCTCAGGACTGCCTTCGGCACGGCCAGGGACCTGGTCATCGGCGCCCGGGTGGTTCAGGCGGACGGCACCGTCGTCCGGTCCGGGGGGCAGGTCGTCAAGAACGTGGCAGGTTACGACCTGAATAAGATGTACATCGGGTCGCTCGGCACGCTCGGCATCCTGGCGGAAGTGAACCTGAAGCTGCAGCCCCTGCCGGCGGCTGGCAGGCTCCTCATCGGGACCATGGCGGAGATCGGGGAGGCGGCCGAATGCGCCTTCCGGGTCATGGATTCGGAGGTCATGCCCTCCTTCCTGGAAGTGGCCAGTCCCGCCACCCGCTCTCTCCTCACCGGGGAGGCCGCCGGGCTCGGGGCCGGGTCCGGGGCGGACGGCAGCGGGGTCCGGACGGATGGCGTTGGGGCCGGGTCCCGATCATACAGCGGCGGGGACGGCGGCATCCGGGACAACCAGGACTTCGCCGTCGTCGCGGGAATGATCGGCACGGATGAGACGGTGGACTGGCAGGCCGGGGAATGCGAGCGGATCTTCCGGGATTCAGGGGCGGCCGCAGTTATGACCGTGGACGGAGACGGATACCGACGGGTGCTGGACGGGATGCGGGCTTTTCCAGGAGGCGGTCTCCTGCCCCAGGGCATGGGACCCGGGGTGACCTGCCGGGCCGGCGTTACGCCGGACGGGGTGGAAGCACTCTTCCGGCTGGCGGACGAAGGCTGCCGGCGCCTGTCCATCGGCTGCGGCCTGCTTTCTCATTTCGCGAGCGGTCACGTGGCCTTCGTCTTCTACCGGGACGGGACGTTCCCGGAATCAGATTACGATGGGTTGGCGAGCCTGTTCGAGACCCTGCGGAACGCTTCGGAAGAACAGGGCGTCTTCGTGGTGGAACACGCCCCCGCCGCCCTGAAGGAACGGGTCGGCGTCTGGGGTTCGACCCGCGGGAACCGGCACATCATGGAAATGCTCAAAAAACGTTTCGACCCGAAGGGCACGCTGAACCCTGGACGGTTCGTCGACGGCATCTGA
- a CDS encoding DUF2088 domain-containing protein: MKLPTFREIRQRFDAPFVEDIAGTSEGEVARMIEETGLRAGSTVAVATGSRGIGNIAVIVKSVVAALANAGLKPFVVPAMGSHGGATSEGQRRVLENYGIHEAATGCPIRSDIEPASLGETADGLPVYLDRNALGADHIVVVNRVKPHTDFKGSVGSGLMKMLAIGLGKQKGASYYHGAVFEYGFEHMISTVSQHVLEHAPVAFGLAIIENAYDQTAHLIGVPAGVLQQEERRLFQEAQRLMPRLPSDDIDILIVDEMGKNISGTGMDTNIIGRRMQNFETEPANPRILRIIVRDLTPESEGNAVGIGLADFTTRRLVDKINHQYTYVNSITGMSPQKSRIPVFLDTDREVIEAAFSTIGMKPPGEGRAVRIRNTLSLGRVEVSEALSDELAGRDDIEITDRRGPLEFDEQGTLAALPG, encoded by the coding sequence ATGAAACTGCCCACATTCAGGGAGATACGCCAGCGGTTCGACGCGCCTTTTGTCGAGGACATCGCCGGAACGTCCGAAGGGGAGGTCGCTCGCATGATCGAGGAGACGGGCCTGCGCGCCGGGTCCACGGTGGCCGTCGCCACCGGCAGCCGGGGGATCGGCAACATCGCGGTCATCGTAAAGAGCGTGGTCGCCGCCCTGGCAAATGCCGGCCTGAAACCCTTCGTCGTGCCGGCCATGGGCAGCCACGGCGGGGCGACCTCGGAAGGTCAGCGCCGCGTACTGGAGAACTACGGCATCCACGAGGCGGCGACGGGGTGTCCCATCCGCTCCGACATCGAGCCGGCGAGTCTCGGAGAGACCGCGGACGGGCTTCCGGTCTACCTGGACCGAAACGCCCTCGGCGCCGACCACATCGTGGTGGTCAACCGTGTGAAACCCCATACGGACTTCAAAGGCTCGGTCGGCAGCGGCCTCATGAAGATGCTGGCCATCGGGCTGGGCAAGCAGAAAGGCGCCAGCTACTATCACGGCGCGGTTTTCGAATACGGGTTCGAACACATGATCTCGACCGTGTCGCAGCACGTGCTCGAGCACGCGCCCGTGGCCTTCGGGCTGGCCATTATCGAGAACGCCTACGACCAGACCGCGCACCTCATCGGCGTCCCGGCAGGTGTCCTGCAGCAGGAAGAACGCCGGCTGTTCCAGGAGGCGCAGCGCCTCATGCCCCGCCTGCCGTCCGACGACATCGACATCCTGATCGTCGACGAGATGGGCAAGAACATCAGCGGGACCGGAATGGACACGAACATCATCGGCCGGCGCATGCAGAATTTCGAGACTGAGCCCGCGAACCCGCGGATCCTGCGGATCATCGTCCGCGACCTGACGCCCGAGAGCGAGGGCAATGCCGTAGGCATCGGGCTGGCCGATTTCACCACCCGCCGCCTGGTGGACAAGATCAACCACCAGTATACCTACGTCAATTCCATCACGGGCATGAGTCCGCAGAAGTCCCGCATCCCCGTGTTCCTGGACACGGACCGCGAGGTCATCGAGGCCGCCTTCTCCACCATCGGCATGAAACCGCCCGGCGAGGGACGCGCCGTCCGCATACGGAACACGCTTTCCCTCGGTCGCGTCGAGGTTTCCGAGGCCCTGTCCGACGAGCTGGCCGGCCGGGACGACATCGAAATCACGGACCGCCGCGGTCCGTTGGAGTTCGACGAACAGGGCACCCTGGCGGCCCTGCCCGGCTGA
- a CDS encoding sigma-70 family RNA polymerase sigma factor, which translates to MAEEETELARSVRAGDQKALEKLTSSNLRFVVSVAKQYQNQGLSLSDLINEGNIGLIKAAKRFDETKGFKFISYAVWWIRQSILQALAEQSRIVRLPLSRVGTLHKIGRLSSEFEQEFGREPSTEEIAEELDMNPGDVKDTMRIASRHVSLDAPLKTGEDNRLLDLIEDDDQDAPDEALMVDALKDEIFRALGSLTKREAAVIALYYGINMERSYTLEEIGTRFSLTRERVRQIKEKALRRLRHVSRSQKLRAYLN; encoded by the coding sequence ATGGCCGAAGAAGAAACCGAACTGGCCCGGTCGGTCCGGGCCGGAGACCAGAAGGCGCTGGAGAAGCTTACGTCGTCCAATCTCCGGTTCGTGGTCAGCGTGGCCAAGCAATACCAGAACCAGGGCCTTTCCCTGTCCGACCTGATCAACGAAGGCAATATCGGGCTGATCAAGGCGGCCAAGCGGTTTGACGAGACCAAGGGCTTCAAGTTCATTTCCTACGCGGTCTGGTGGATCCGGCAGTCCATTCTCCAGGCGCTCGCCGAGCAGTCCCGCATCGTGCGGCTTCCGTTGAGCCGGGTCGGCACGCTCCACAAGATCGGCCGGCTTTCCAGTGAATTCGAGCAGGAGTTCGGGCGCGAGCCCAGCACCGAGGAGATCGCCGAGGAGCTGGACATGAATCCCGGCGACGTGAAAGACACGATGCGCATCGCGAGCCGTCACGTGTCGCTGGACGCGCCGCTCAAGACGGGTGAAGACAACCGGTTGCTGGACCTCATCGAGGACGACGACCAGGATGCGCCGGACGAGGCGCTCATGGTGGATGCGCTCAAAGATGAGATCTTCAGGGCGCTCGGGTCCCTGACCAAGCGGGAGGCGGCCGTGATCGCCTTGTATTACGGCATTAACATGGAAAGATCCTATACCCTCGAGGAGATCGGGACGCGGTTCAGTCTCACGAGGGAGCGCGTGCGCCAGATCAAGGAGAAGGCACTGCGCAGGCTTCGCCACGTCTCCAGGAGCCAGAAGCTCCGGGCTTATCTGAACTGA
- a CDS encoding M23 family metallopeptidase yields the protein MLRRKFVSFIHLPANARDESREYGLLPVLAGLAVLVLLMVAGWHIGASYLTTLLDDGALTERERENNRLREQLSALHELDGTLESRIENLSERAADIDKIVHGPDAPDPLAPHGPVAGAEESTPAQASVEWTQSPAAAIDRIGGRIDRLLDETRAELASLRSVEAASRADEAYWRGIPIISPVQGPVSRPFGTTRNLLSDEVRVHGGLDIAANKDEPVRATAFGVVSRTGVNASLGRYVDINHQNGYVTRYGHLSQVLVERRKRVERGEVIGLVGMTGKTSGYHIHYEVHHEGRILDPSTWFFPERGL from the coding sequence ATGCTGCGACGAAAGTTCGTTTCATTCATACATTTACCGGCCAATGCCCGGGACGAATCCCGGGAGTACGGCCTCCTTCCGGTCCTGGCGGGTCTCGCCGTCCTGGTGCTTCTGATGGTGGCTGGATGGCATATCGGCGCGTCCTACCTGACGACCTTGTTGGACGACGGCGCCCTGACGGAACGGGAGCGAGAGAACAACCGTCTGCGGGAACAGTTGAGCGCCCTGCATGAGTTGGACGGTACGCTCGAATCGCGGATTGAGAATCTGTCGGAACGCGCGGCGGATATCGACAAGATCGTCCACGGGCCCGATGCACCCGATCCGCTTGCTCCGCATGGCCCGGTTGCCGGCGCCGAAGAATCCACACCGGCCCAGGCATCCGTCGAGTGGACACAATCGCCCGCCGCGGCCATAGACCGGATCGGCGGACGGATCGACCGGTTACTGGACGAAACCCGTGCGGAGCTGGCCAGCCTGCGGTCCGTCGAAGCGGCATCCAGGGCTGACGAGGCCTACTGGCGCGGAATCCCTATCATCTCGCCGGTGCAGGGACCGGTTTCGAGACCGTTCGGTACGACGCGTAACCTGCTGAGCGACGAGGTGCGCGTACACGGCGGACTGGACATCGCCGCGAACAAGGACGAGCCGGTGCGGGCCACGGCGTTCGGCGTGGTCTCACGGACCGGCGTGAACGCGAGTCTCGGCAGGTACGTGGACATCAACCATCAGAACGGGTACGTCACGCGTTACGGCCACCTCTCCCAAGTGCTGGTCGAACGCCGGAAACGGGTGGAACGCGGGGAGGTCATCGGGCTGGTCGGAATGACCGGAAAGACCAGCGGATACCACATACATTACGAGGTCCATCATGAAGGCCGCATCCTCGATCCGTCAACCTGGTTCTTCCCGGAAAGGGGCCTGTGA
- a CDS encoding M23 family metallopeptidase — MIKRRMPTGLLVLHFGDRTVRISGLPVAVMLGTLLMVTGVVYAGARSWLAEHRHGSMHEEIRILEQSSQSNKARLESLIASEETARLIAGLPSIHPDIRQVGVGGPAPSPDPGFAPDSPYYRATRLHSEMENSRRRSSLSLRSMDDIEQQIREVDDRWQFVPSITPATGVITSRYGLRTDPFTGLYTMHHGIDIAAAPGTPVKSPAGGVVARTGVDPRYGLYLDVDHLNGYKTRFGHLSAILVKKGEELKRGDIIGRVGMTGRTTGNHLHYEVHKDHRRVNPMQYIRSENGC, encoded by the coding sequence TTGATAAAACGCCGAATGCCGACCGGGCTGCTGGTCTTGCATTTCGGGGATAGAACGGTTCGGATATCCGGACTGCCAGTCGCCGTCATGCTGGGCACGCTGCTCATGGTAACGGGTGTCGTGTACGCCGGTGCGCGGTCATGGCTTGCCGAACACCGACACGGCAGCATGCACGAAGAGATCAGGATCCTGGAGCAGTCCAGCCAGTCGAACAAGGCCAGGCTGGAATCGCTCATCGCATCGGAAGAGACCGCCCGGCTCATCGCGGGACTTCCCAGCATCCATCCGGATATCCGCCAGGTGGGTGTGGGTGGACCGGCCCCGTCGCCGGATCCTGGATTCGCGCCCGATTCGCCCTATTACCGGGCTACCAGGCTGCACTCCGAGATGGAGAACTCCCGCCGCAGATCGAGTCTTTCGCTCAGGAGCATGGACGATATCGAGCAGCAGATCCGCGAGGTCGACGACCGTTGGCAGTTCGTTCCTTCGATCACTCCGGCGACCGGCGTGATTACCAGCCGGTACGGCCTGCGGACCGACCCCTTCACCGGTCTCTACACCATGCACCACGGGATCGATATCGCCGCGGCCCCCGGGACCCCGGTCAAGTCGCCGGCCGGCGGCGTCGTGGCCAGGACCGGCGTGGACCCCCGGTACGGCCTGTACCTCGACGTGGACCACCTGAACGGATACAAGACCCGCTTCGGCCATCTTTCCGCCATCCTGGTGAAGAAGGGCGAGGAACTGAAGCGCGGCGATATCATCGGACGGGTGGGCATGACGGGGAGAACCACCGGAAACCACCTGCACTACGAGGTCCATAAGGACCACAGGCGCGTCAATCCCATGCAGTACATCCGGTCGGAAAACGGCTGCTGA
- the miaB gene encoding tRNA (N6-isopentenyl adenosine(37)-C2)-methylthiotransferase MiaB → MESTDSLDTTNSTVSTDSTVLEPPAAPAAAEARSLYVETYGCQMNKADSELIVGLLAREGYRVTDQVDRADVILVNTCAIRENAEQRVLGRMSELNRFKTANPDLILGLCGCMSQHLGDRIIERAPYIDLVAGPDSYRRLPAMLRALDAESEPALSLTWDRAEHYLDIDPVREAGVNGWVTIMRGCDKMCSFCIVPFVRGRERSTPHGEVIRQVERLAAEGYREVTLLGQTVNKYRDGEVDFADLLSRTAEVDGIERIRFTSPHPAHFPDRLIEVMAASSKICPHTHLPLQSGSLTTLSRMRRDYTPEVFLDVVRRLRERIPRIALTTDIIVGFCGETEAEYEATCEMMRTVRFDSAFMFKYSPRPGTASHKRLADDVPEEVKGRRLTAVIEMQKAISESRNRAYRGETVNVLVEGTSRRDADKLFGKTDGFKTVVFPMREGIESNMIVPVRVSGSTPFTLFGEVMEPA, encoded by the coding sequence ATGGAAAGCACGGACAGCTTGGACACCACGAACAGCACGGTAAGCACGGACAGCACGGTTCTCGAGCCGCCCGCGGCGCCTGCCGCGGCAGAGGCGAGGTCCCTGTACGTGGAGACCTACGGATGCCAGATGAACAAGGCGGATTCCGAGCTGATCGTGGGGCTGCTCGCCCGCGAGGGCTACCGGGTCACCGACCAGGTCGATCGGGCCGATGTGATCCTGGTGAATACCTGCGCCATCCGCGAGAACGCGGAGCAGCGGGTACTCGGGCGCATGTCCGAACTGAACCGTTTCAAGACGGCCAACCCCGACCTGATCCTGGGGCTCTGCGGGTGCATGTCCCAGCACCTCGGCGACCGGATCATCGAGCGCGCGCCCTACATCGATCTGGTCGCGGGACCCGACAGCTACCGGCGCCTTCCGGCCATGCTCCGTGCGCTGGACGCGGAAAGCGAACCAGCGCTGAGCCTGACCTGGGACCGTGCGGAGCACTATCTCGACATCGACCCCGTCAGGGAAGCCGGCGTAAACGGCTGGGTCACGATCATGCGCGGATGCGACAAGATGTGCTCCTTTTGCATCGTGCCCTTCGTGCGCGGCCGGGAGCGCAGCACGCCCCACGGCGAAGTGATCCGCCAGGTCGAGCGCCTTGCGGCGGAAGGCTACCGGGAAGTGACCCTGCTCGGGCAGACGGTAAACAAGTACCGGGACGGCGAGGTGGATTTCGCGGACCTGCTTTCCAGGACGGCGGAAGTCGACGGCATCGAGCGCATCCGGTTCACTTCGCCCCACCCGGCGCATTTCCCGGACCGGCTGATCGAGGTCATGGCGGCTTCTTCGAAAATCTGTCCCCATACGCACCTTCCGCTACAGTCCGGCTCACTGACGACCCTGTCCCGCATGCGCAGGGACTACACTCCGGAGGTGTTTCTCGACGTCGTCCGGCGGCTCAGGGAGCGCATTCCCCGGATCGCTTTGACGACGGATATCATCGTGGGCTTCTGCGGAGAGACCGAAGCGGAATACGAGGCGACCTGCGAGATGATGCGGACCGTGCGGTTCGACAGCGCCTTCATGTTCAAGTATTCCCCCAGGCCCGGGACCGCTTCCCACAAACGCCTGGCAGACGACGTGCCGGAAGAAGTGAAGGGCCGGCGCTTGACGGCCGTCATCGAGATGCAGAAGGCGATCTCCGAATCCCGGAACCGCGCGTACCGGGGAGAGACCGTGAACGTGCTTGTCGAAGGAACATCCAGGCGGGACGCCGACAAGCTCTTCGGCAAGACGGACGGTTTCAAGACCGTCGTGTTTCCGATGCGGGAGGGCATCGAATCCAACATGATCGTGCCCGTGCGCGTGAGCGGTTCAACGCCCTTCACGCTGTTCGGAGAGGTCATGGAACCGGCGTAG
- a CDS encoding superoxide dismutase has translation MSFTLPDLPYAHDALEPHIDARTMEIHHGKHHNTYITNLNNALADHGDLAGKSLDELLADNCAIVPDAIKTAVRNNGGGHANHTQFWTIMSGSGGGNPTGNLAAAIDSTFGGLDAMKEQFAAAGATRFGSGWAWLAKDGAGNLEVYSTANQDSPIMEGKTAILGLDVWEHAYYLNYQNLRPAYIEAWWNVVDWAEAERRFNG, from the coding sequence ATGTCATTCACGCTGCCCGATCTGCCCTATGCCCATGACGCGCTCGAGCCCCACATCGACGCGCGCACCATGGAAATACATCACGGTAAGCACCACAACACCTACATCACCAATCTGAACAACGCCCTGGCGGACCACGGCGACCTGGCCGGCAAGAGCCTGGACGAACTGCTGGCGGATAACTGCGCCATCGTGCCGGACGCCATCAAGACCGCCGTGCGCAACAATGGCGGCGGCCACGCCAACCACACGCAGTTCTGGACGATCATGAGCGGCAGCGGCGGCGGAAACCCCACGGGCAACCTGGCCGCGGCGATCGACAGTACCTTCGGCGGACTCGACGCCATGAAGGAGCAGTTCGCGGCAGCGGGCGCGACGCGCTTCGGTTCCGGCTGGGCCTGGCTCGCCAAGGACGGCGCGGGCAACCTCGAGGTCTACTCCACGGCCAACCAGGACAGCCCGATCATGGAAGGCAAGACGGCCATCCTGGGGCTGGACGTGTGGGAACACGCCTACTACCTGAACTACCAGAACCTGCGTCCCGCCTACATCGAGGCCTGGTGGAACGTGGTGGACTGGGCGGAAGCGGAACGACGCTTCAACGGCTAA
- a CDS encoding alcohol dehydrogenase catalytic domain-containing protein — MARTGRAAILSGERGTFTVGEAVVPDPGPGEVLVRQSMCGVCGTDVHVYQGHARRKAFPLVLGHEIVGVIEKLGSGVDSDAMEKPVREGDLIAIIPGQQCGTCYFCAVVREPGLCPNVLAYGFRPYADVKPHFQGGYAEYVLLNIPRSKFLKVQSPPEVAVLLEPFTVGLHFAEKAQMKLGSTAVIQGAGAIGLFSLAAAIEAGAHRTIVVGAPASRLELAKAFGADVTINIEEVPDAQDRIEAVKAETPGGYGADVVFECTGVPPAIPEGVEMLRRGGTYVEGGHFTDAGDVSMNPFNHFVFRHITLVGVWASTITHFVRGLPILESGRYPFEEMVSHTLPLSRVGEAIDALSTNYRLDGEEVRKIAISGEVAG; from the coding sequence ATGGCGCGAACGGGAAGAGCGGCGATCCTGAGCGGGGAAAGGGGCACGTTCACCGTCGGGGAGGCGGTGGTCCCCGACCCCGGTCCCGGAGAGGTGCTCGTAAGACAGTCCATGTGCGGCGTCTGTGGCACGGACGTGCACGTCTATCAAGGCCACGCGCGGCGCAAGGCCTTCCCGCTCGTGCTAGGCCATGAGATCGTGGGCGTCATCGAGAAGCTGGGATCGGGCGTCGACTCGGACGCTATGGAAAAGCCGGTCCGGGAGGGCGATCTCATCGCCATCATCCCGGGGCAGCAGTGCGGGACCTGCTATTTCTGCGCGGTGGTCCGGGAGCCCGGGCTCTGTCCGAATGTGCTGGCCTACGGATTCCGGCCCTACGCCGACGTCAAGCCCCACTTCCAGGGCGGGTACGCCGAGTACGTGCTGCTGAACATCCCCCGCAGCAAGTTCCTCAAGGTCCAGAGTCCGCCCGAGGTCGCGGTACTGCTCGAACCCTTCACCGTCGGCCTGCACTTCGCCGAAAAGGCCCAGATGAAACTCGGCTCCACCGCGGTCATCCAGGGCGCCGGCGCCATCGGATTGTTCAGCCTGGCCGCGGCCATCGAGGCCGGCGCGCACCGCACCATCGTGGTCGGGGCGCCCGCGTCGCGCCTGGAACTGGCGAAAGCCTTCGGCGCCGACGTGACCATCAACATCGAGGAAGTGCCGGACGCGCAGGATCGCATCGAAGCGGTCAAGGCGGAGACGCCGGGCGGTTACGGCGCCGACGTGGTCTTCGAGTGCACGGGCGTGCCGCCGGCCATCCCGGAGGGCGTGGAAATGCTGCGGCGGGGCGGGACCTACGTAGAAGGCGGTCATTTCACCGACGCCGGCGACGTTTCCATGAACCCCTTCAACCACTTCGTGTTCCGCCACATCACCCTCGTCGGGGTCTGGGCCAGCACCATCACGCATTTCGTGCGCGGCTTGCCCATCCTCGAATCGGGCCGCTATCCCTTCGAGGAAATGGTCTCCCACACCCTGCCGCTGAGCCGGGTCGGCGAGGCCATCGACGCGCTGTCGACCAATTACCGGCTCGACGGCGAAGAGGTCCGCAAGATCGCCATTTCGGGTGAAGTGGCCGGATAA
- a CDS encoding sugar phosphate isomerase/epimerase — translation MKFKLGFSGLRWQTPDLDEILGQLRETGWDGWEIRQSLDWLGSAKRVKTISDRAGVQVAVVTGTGITIDGNHEMKERNKRRIDFAADVEADTFMFMGANRPYGRSSTPDDIRDLADLSDEFADYASQYDLDVCYHIHTSTTVDSREEWELLMRLMKRAQLCIDVSHSAFWHYDPAQSIRDFRDRLVYVHLQDYKDYRFVELGDGGLLDFGATMKALEEIGYDRWVTVCPSQSDLPDTEKMKLERAYLRKLGY, via the coding sequence TTGAAGTTCAAACTGGGATTCAGCGGACTGCGGTGGCAGACCCCGGACCTGGATGAAATCCTCGGGCAGCTCAGGGAAACCGGCTGGGACGGTTGGGAGATCCGGCAGTCGCTGGACTGGCTGGGGTCGGCCAAACGGGTGAAGACCATTTCGGATCGTGCGGGCGTTCAGGTCGCCGTGGTCACCGGAACCGGCATTACGATCGACGGCAATCACGAGATGAAGGAGCGGAACAAGCGCCGCATAGACTTCGCTGCCGACGTGGAGGCGGACACCTTCATGTTCATGGGTGCCAACCGGCCCTACGGCCGCTCCTCTACCCCGGACGACATCAGGGACCTGGCGGATCTGTCGGATGAATTCGCCGACTACGCATCGCAGTACGACCTGGACGTGTGCTACCACATCCACACGAGCACCACGGTCGATTCCCGCGAGGAATGGGAACTGCTCATGCGCCTGATGAAGCGGGCGCAGCTCTGCATCGACGTCTCCCATTCGGCCTTCTGGCACTACGATCCCGCCCAGTCCATCCGGGACTTCAGGGATCGGCTGGTGTACGTGCACCTGCAGGATTACAAGGACTATCGCTTCGTCGAGCTCGGAGACGGTGGATTGCTCGACTTCGGCGCCACCATGAAGGCGCTGGAGGAGATCGGTTACGACCGGTGGGTGACCGTGTGTCCCAGCCAGTCGGACTTGCCCGATACAGAGAAGATGAAGCTGGAACGCGCCTATCTACGTAAACTGGGGTATTGA
- the thiD gene encoding bifunctional hydroxymethylpyrimidine kinase/phosphomethylpyrimidine kinase gives MIPVALTIAGSDSGGGAGIQADLKTFSAHGVYGMSAVTSVTAQNTLGVQAVHNLPPEAVAAQIESVLSDIGARAIKTGMLANAEIIASVADALRAYADIPFVVDPVMIAKSGDALLEPEAVSTLIKRLVPLAAVVTPNLDEAKALTGIEASDVGGMKAIARKLHEMGPRHVVVKGGHLEGPAVDVLFDGAEFRTYEAERIDTRSTHGTGCTFASAIAAGLAKGTGVAEAVESAKAYLTGALRHAEPLGGGHGPVHHFHELYRDAERLSVLDQLSAAARRLESAHAGDLVPEVQCNLGMGLAGAQSADDVAAFPGRLIRVRRDIRSVAPPEFGASSHVARIILTAMRKDPAKRSVMNIRYDESILGACRGLGLSVASFDRHEEPLESKRREGSSLEWGTARVIEEQGFVPDIVYDLGDEGKEPMIRVIAETPERVGDIALAVLEKSRGK, from the coding sequence ATGATCCCGGTAGCACTCACCATCGCGGGTTCCGACTCCGGAGGCGGCGCCGGCATCCAGGCGGACCTCAAGACGTTCTCGGCCCACGGCGTGTACGGCATGTCGGCCGTAACGTCCGTGACCGCCCAGAACACCCTCGGCGTGCAGGCCGTCCACAACCTGCCGCCCGAGGCGGTGGCGGCGCAGATCGAATCCGTCCTTTCGGATATCGGCGCCCGGGCCATCAAGACCGGCATGCTCGCCAACGCGGAGATCATCGCCTCCGTGGCCGACGCGCTGCGGGCATATGCCGACATACCCTTCGTCGTGGACCCGGTGATGATCGCCAAGAGCGGCGACGCGCTGCTGGAACCGGAGGCGGTCTCCACGCTGATCAAGCGGCTCGTCCCCCTCGCCGCCGTCGTCACGCCGAACCTGGACGAGGCCAAGGCGTTGACGGGCATCGAGGCGTCGGACGTGGGTGGGATGAAGGCCATTGCCCGGAAGCTTCACGAGATGGGGCCGCGCCACGTGGTCGTCAAAGGCGGCCACCTAGAGGGTCCGGCCGTGGACGTGTTGTTCGACGGCGCGGAATTCCGGACCTATGAGGCCGAACGTATCGACACCCGGAGCACCCACGGGACGGGATGCACCTTCGCGTCCGCCATTGCCGCCGGACTGGCCAAAGGGACCGGAGTAGCCGAAGCCGTGGAGTCAGCGAAGGCCTACCTCACCGGGGCGCTGCGCCACGCGGAACCCCTGGGCGGGGGGCACGGGCCGGTCCATCATTTTCACGAACTCTACCGCGACGCCGAACGCCTCTCGGTCCTGGACCAGTTGTCGGCCGCGGCGCGGCGTCTCGAAAGCGCCCACGCGGGGGATCTCGTCCCGGAAGTACAGTGCAACCTGGGCATGGGACTGGCCGGCGCCCAGTCGGCGGACGACGTGGCCGCCTTCCCCGGCCGGCTCATCCGCGTGCGCCGCGACATCCGCTCCGTGGCGCCCCCCGAGTTCGGGGCGTCCTCCCACGTGGCGCGGATCATCCTCACCGCCATGCGGAAGGACCCGGCCAAACGGTCCGTGATGAACATCCGGTACGACGAATCGATCCTCGGCGCCTGCCGGGGACTGGGACTCTCGGTCGCCTCCTTCGACCGGCACGAAGAGCCGCTCGAATCCAAAAGGCGGGAAGGTTCGTCGCTGGAATGGGGAACGGCGCGGGTCATCGAGGAGCAGGGGTTCGTGCCGGATATCGTCTACGATCTGGGGGACGAGGGGAAGGAACCCATGATCCGGGTCATCGCCGAGACTCCGGAGCGTGTCGGGGATATCGCGCTGGCTGTGTTGGAAAAGTCCAGAGGGAAGTAG